One region of Manis pentadactyla isolate mManPen7 chromosome 9, mManPen7.hap1, whole genome shotgun sequence genomic DNA includes:
- the HARBI1 gene encoding putative nuclease HARBI1 encodes MAIPITVLDCDLLLYGRGHRTLDRFKLDDVTDEYLMSMYGFPRQFIYHLVELLGTSLSRPTQRSRAISPETQILAALGFYTSGSFQTRMGDAIGISQASMSRCVANVTEALVERASQFIRFPADEASLQALKDEFYGLAGMPGVLGVVDCIHVAIKAPNAEDLSYVNRKGLHSLNCLMVCDIRGTLMTVETSRPGSLQDYAVLQQSSLNSQFEARMHKDSWLLGDSSFFLHTWLMTPLHIPETPAEYRYNMAHSATHSVIEKTFRTLCSRFRCLDGSKGALQYSPEKSSHIILACCVLHNISLEHGMDVWSSPMTGPLEQPAEEEYEHMESLDLEADHIRQELMLTHFS; translated from the exons ATGGCTATACCAATAACAGTGCTTGACTGTGATCTCTTGCTGTATGGCCGAGGTCACCGGACATTGGACCGCTTTAAGCTGGATGATGTGACTGATGAATATTTGATGTCCATGTATGGGTTTCCTCGACAGTTCATTTATCACTTGGTGGAGCTCTTGGGGACAAGTCTTTCCAGACCTACTCAGAGATCCAGGGCTATTAGCCCAGAGACACAGATCCTTGCAGCACTGGGCTTCTATACCTCAGGTTCCTTCCAGACTCGGATGGGAGATGCTATCGGAATCAGTCAGGCATCTATGAGTCGATGTGTTGCCAATGTCACCGAAGCACTCGTGGAAAGAGCCTCACAGTTCATTCGCTTTCCAGCTGATGAAGCCTCCCTGCAGGCTCTGAAGGATGAATTCTATGGGTTGGCAGGGATGCCAGGGGTGTTAGGAGTGGTTGACTGTATCCATGTGGCAATTAAGGCACCAAATGCTGAAGACCTCTCCTATGTGAACCGCAAAGGTCTGCATTCTTTAAACTGCCTGATGGTATGTGATATCCGAGGGACACTAATGACTGTGGAGACCAGCAGGCCAGGTAGCCTACAGGACTATGCTGTGCTGCAGCAGTCTTCTCTCAATAGTCAGTTTGAAGCCAGAATGCACAAAGATAGCTGGCTGCTTG GTGACAGTTCATTCTTTCTCCATACCTGGCTCATGACCCCACTTCACATTCCTGAAACTCCAGCCGAATATCGCTATAATATGGCCCATTCTGCAACTCACAGTGTGATTGAGAAGACTTTCCGCACCCTCTGCTCCCGATTCCGCTGCCTGGATGGATCCAAGGGTGCATTGCAGTACTCACCGGAGAAGTCTAGCCACATCATCTTGGCTTGCTGTGTCCTCCACAACATCTCCCTGGAGCATGGGATGGATGTTTGGTCCTCTCCAATGACAGGACCCCTTGAACAGCCTGCTGAGGAAGAGTATGAACATATGGAGTCCCTAGACCTAGAGGCTGACCATATCCGTCAGGAGCTGATGCTCACTCATTTTAGCTAA